A region of Lycium barbarum isolate Lr01 chromosome 1, ASM1917538v2, whole genome shotgun sequence DNA encodes the following proteins:
- the LOC132623474 gene encoding oleosin G-like, producing the protein MAARPPNFFNGTQNRPPLRPIHTSYVPSFLRKLLQPHVPNSTQLMGFLTLVISGGILLLLTGLTLTAIILGLIFLTPLIIISSPLWVPIGILLFIGIAGFLSVCGFGASAFAAINWVQRYFRRSRNMVDDDTDSHVKDYAREYGGYLHGKMKDTAPGA; encoded by the coding sequence ATGGCTGCTCGGCCACCCAACTTCTTCAATGGTACTCAAAATAGACCACCACTAAGACCTATTCACACAAGCTACGTCCCCTCATTCCTACGCAAGCTGCTACAACCTCATGTCCCTAATTCCACTCAACTCATGGGGTTCTTAACCCTTGTTATCTCTGGAGGAATCTTGCTTCTCCTCACTGGCCTCACTCTCACGGCTATAATACTTGGCTTAATTTTTTTGACCCCTTTGATCATCATATCTAGTCCTCTATGGGTCCCTATTGGTATCCTTCTCTTCATTGGCATTGCTGGATTTTTATCCGTGTGTGGATTCGGCGCGTCGGCATTTGCTGCTATAAATTGGGTGCAGAGGTACTTCAGGAGAAGCAGGAATATGGTAGATGATGATACTGATAGCCATGTGAAAGATTACGCTAGAGAATATGGTGGTTACCTTCATGGTAAAATGAAGGATACAGCTCCTGGTGCTTAA